One genomic region from Oryzias melastigma strain HK-1 linkage group LG19, ASM292280v2, whole genome shotgun sequence encodes:
- the reep3b gene encoding receptor expression-enhancing protein 3, translated as MVSWMISRSVVLLFGTLYPAYYSYKAVKTKNVKEYVRWMMYWIVFALYTVVETITDLTLAWFPLYYELKIAFVIWLLSPYTRGASLIYRKCLHPLLSSREREIDDYIVQARERSYETMVNFGKQGLSIAATAAVTAAVKGQGAITEKLRSLSMHDLTQIGQQDEGGNQLYQYNSRSANPAVRRAQSSDHAADESFYDQEERSDEEAEPTFSEDEAVSQKGLRRSQSVKMTRSRARKDARYGSLKIKGKKRPALSSVNYGMARDTPS; from the exons GCTGCTGTTTGGGACTCTGTATCCTGCATACTACTCCTACAAAGCCGTGAAGACCAAGAACGTCAAGGAATAT gTGCGGTGGATGATGTACTGGATCGTGTTTGCCCTCTACACTGTTGTGGAGACCATCACTGACCTGACGCTGGCGTG GTTCCCGCTGTACTATGAGCTGAAGATTGCGTTTGTGATTTGGCTGCTGTCCCCGTACACCAGAGGAGCGAGCCTCATCTACAGGAAGTGTCTGCACCCTCTGCTGTCCTCCAGAGAGCGG GAAATCGATGACTACATTGTGCAGGCCAGAGAACGGAGTTATGAGACCATGGTGAACTTTGGCAAGCAGGGGCTGAGCATCGCAGCCACCGCTGCAGTCACTGCAGCCGTCAAG GGCCAGGGCGCCATCACTGAAAAGCTGCGCAGCCTGAGCATGCACGACCTGACTCAGATCGGCCAGCAGGACGAGGGAGGAAACCAGCTGTACCAGTACAACTCACGCTCCGCCAACCCCGCCGTGAGGAGAGCGCAGAGCTCCGACCACGCGGCCGATG AGAGCTTCTATGATCAAGAGGAGAGATCTGACGAAGAGGCCGAGCCCACCTTCTCTGAAGACGAGGCCGTGAGTCAGAAAGGACTGAGGCGGTCGCAGAGCGTCAAGATGACCCGATCCAGAGCCCGCAAAGAC GCTCGCTACGGTTCTCTGAAGATCAAGGGCAAGAAGAGGCCTGCTCTGAGCTCCGTTAACTACGGCATGGCGAGGGACACGCCCAGCTGA
- the LOC112162327 gene encoding NHL repeat-containing protein 3, with amino-acid sequence MLVKRRGPACLLASSMASLVLVLVVLYGSLGSRLAASSGLLRRDYQLLGRPLFKLDVSWPKSPELFSGDVFGVAVNQFAGVVYVAQRGNNVPKVLVFTTDGDFLMSWNTSTIEMPHGIFLADAASSNPTVWITDVGSGPYGHTVKQFSPSGKLLQVLGTPGKAGSGLDPLQFDQPAEIFVHESGEIYIVDGDGGMNNRLIKLSKELQVLWLHAEKGPGMAQFYIPHSVTVDGAQRVWVADRGNKRIQVFNSVTGDWLGSWGSCFTEDAPYSVRLTPDKKYFVVVQLNTSQISLLDAPPVGLIGQCRVVSVIQLAEDVKPHLVDLDLKTGALYVAEIGAQQAQKFTPFSLGALN; translated from the exons ATGCTGGTGAAGAGGAGAGGCCCCGCGTGTCTGCTCGCGTCCAGCATGGCCTCGCTGGTCCTGGTCCTGGTGGTCCTGTACGGCTCGCTGGGCAGCCGGCTCGCCGCCAGCTCGGGCCTCCTCCGGCGGGACTACCAGCTGCTCGGCAGGCCGCTCTTCAAGCTGGACGTCAGCTGGCCCAAATCCCCGGAGCTCTTCAGCGGGGACGTGTTCGGGGTGGCGGTCAACCAGTTCGCTGGGGTGGTTTATGTTGCGCAGAGAG GTAACAATGTGCCCAAAGTGTTGGTGTTCACCACAGACGGAGACTTCCTCATGTCCTGGAACACGTCCACCATTGAAATGCCTCATGGGATCTTCCTGGCGGATGCCGCGTCTTCAAATCCCACCGTGTGGATCACGGATGTGGGAAGTGGTCCTTATGGTCACACCGTCAAGCAGTTCTCCCCATCAGGGAAGCTTCTGCAG GTACTGGGCACTCCGGGGAAAGCGGGCTCTGGTTTGGACCCTCTGCAGTTCGACCAGCCGGCTGAGATCTTCGTCCATGAATCTGGAGAGATCTACATCGTAGACGGCGATGGCGGGATGAACAACCGCCTCATCAAGCTGTCCAAAGAGCTGCAGGTGCTGTGGCTGCATGCAGAGAAGGGTCCAGGCATGGCCCAGTTCTACATCCCGCACAGCGTGACGGTGGACGGCGCTCAGAGAGTCTGGGTGGCTGACAGGGGCAACAAAAGGATCCAGGTCTTTAACTCCGTCACTGGTGACTGGCTGGGCTCCTGGGGGAGCTGCTTCACTGAAGACGCCCCCTACTCCGTCCGCTTGACCCCAGACAAGAAGTACTTTGTGGTCGTTCAGCTCAACACCAGTCAGATTTCCCTGCTGGACGCTCCGCCGGTGGGCCTGATCGGCCAGTGCAGAGTGGTCAGTGTGATCCAGCTGGCTGAAGACGTGAAGCCACACCTGGTGGACCTGGACCTGAAGACCGGTGCTCTGTATGTGGCTGAGATTGGAGCTCAGCAGGCTCAGAAGTTCACCCCCTTCAGCCTCGGCGCCTTAAACTGA
- the nrbf2b gene encoding nuclear receptor-binding factor 2b gives MTVRAGHRHVSRRDPARRSGSMEVMDSPLNLAHQQSRKAERLVAAGKYEEAICCHRRAADLLTDAMKTTESIQARLSMELQRDSHIKQQQLVQERWKRELRREASKARPGLAAHLQSGAGPLPKGPHSGQPQAHGASEESAETREREYDTLLYQLQVRQAGSSQTPTPSCSGSKTTKDDKTRLEEQQTTIKDLRRLVDHLLNENQRLSVDNERLRSENARLQSEAADFVERSELWVLPHAGGAMGAGSGAEKKVPGKSKEITVPQLPPLEMPAQEDLCLDDLPSLELPEDIQNELQELLDMK, from the exons ATGACCGTCCGCGCGGGACACAGACACGTTTCACGCAGAGACCCCGCACGCAGATCCGGCTCCATGGAGGTCATGGACAGCCCGCTCAACCTC GCTCATCAGCAGTCCCGGAAAGCCGAGCGTTTGGTGGCTGCTGGGAAATACGAGGAAGCCATCTGCTGTCACAGAAGAGCAGCAG ATCTTCTCACGGATGCTATGAAGACAACAGAGAGCATCCAG GCTCGTCTGTCCATGGAGCTGCAGAGGGACAGTCACatcaagcagcagcagctggtccAGGAGCGCTGGAAGAGGGAGCTCCGCCGTGAGGCCTCAAAGGCCAGGCCGGGCCTCGCCGCTCATCTCCAGAGTGGGGCGGGGCCTCTTCCCAAAGGTCCACACTCAGGTCAGCCGCAGGCTCACGGCGCCTCTGAGGAGAGCGCAGAAACCAGGGAGAGGGAGTACGACACCTTACTGTACCAGCTCCAGGTACGGCAGGCCGGCAGCAGCCAGACTCCCACTCCTTCCTGCTCTGGATCTAAAACCACCAAAGATGACAAGACCCGCCTGGAGGAACAGCAGACCACCATCAAGGACCTCCGGCGTCTGGTCGACCACCTGCTGAACGAGAACCAGCGGCTCTCGGTCGACAACGAGCGGCTGCGTTCAGAGAACGCGCGGCTGCAGTCGGAAGCGGCGGACTTCGTGGAGCGCTCGGAGCTCTGGGTCCTCCCACACGCAGGGGGCGCTATGGGGGCTGGGAGTGGAGCGGAGAAGAAGGTCCCCGGGAAGAGCAAGGAGATCACGGTCCCTCAGCTGCCGCCGCTGGAGATGCCGGCTCAGGAAGACCTGTGTCTGGACGACCTGCCGTCCCTGGAGCTGCCCGAGGACATCCAGAACgaactgcaggagctgctggacATGAAGTGA